In Candidatus Zixiibacteriota bacterium, the DNA window ATTGCTTTTGAAGGTGTGTCGCCGACCATTGTTGCGAGATCAAGCGCACGATTATTCATTACGAAAAGATCATACGCTCCGTTGACTTTCGAGGCAAATACAATCTGACTAAAGTCGGGCGAACATGATGGCGCCGTCGCGCCATTATGGAACTTAGCCCACTGAATAGTACTGCCATCATTTATGTTGTGAATGAACAGTTGAGTCATACCGTCTCTTTTCGACACAAAAATCAATCCACTGCCTCCCGATGCCCATGTCGTGTAGACATCCTGCATCGTATCGTTGGTAATATTTCTGATTAACTTTCCTTCAATATCAGTGATAAAAATATCCCACTGGCCGTCGACTCTGGCCGACAGGCTGAGATATTTGCTGTCGGGTGAAAAACAGGCTTCCTGCACAAACACTTCTTTGGATGGAGAAGCGCGGAGAGGAACCGAGATAGTAAGAACACAAAACAGAGCGAGGATTCGTGAAGAAATTATCTGTGGCATAAAGGTTTGCTCCTAAAGTATAGGATAGTTAAGTCGTGTCCCAATATCAATTCCTCTCTCTCTTCTGCAATTTCCCACTTGGCAATCCCTTCTAGACAAAAGTGTTTTGGCTTTGTTTTCGAAGTCTGACAGCCTACATTATCTGTTGAATACGTTTAACACGGGAGCGAGTTCCATGAAATCACTCATAATCATCGGAATCATTTTGATAATCGTCGGCGCCATCGGACTCATTTACGGAGGCATCACCTACACGACGAACAAAGACGCCATCGATTTTGGCGGAATCGAATTTCAGATTAATGAAAGAGAGCGCATCGACATGCCTCCTATCCTCGGAGGTATCGCCATGGCTGTCGGGGTGGGCCTTGTGTTTATAGGCAGAAAGGGAAAATCGCGCGAATAGACACGCTGTGAGCCACGTTCGCACAATTGCTTGGGACGAGAGACGCAAAAATCTTTCGTCCTATTTTGTCTGTGAGCGCGTATATTGTAAGTGGGCCAATTGTTGGATGTTGTTCCGACAAGGAGAAAGAAAAGATGAATTCCAGCTTTCGCTGGAAAGACATTACAGCGGAAATGATACTACAAGGAGAACACTATGACAGATAGATTTGACGACAAACGAATTAACGATGCGCTTGCATTGCTCAATGAGGTCGCGCGCGACAAGAAAGCCGAGCTCCAGCAGACCATCGGCTCAAAATATTCCGAACTGAAATCACTCGCCGACACCTTCAGCGCCAGCGCCGAGGAACAACTCGCCGCGACACTCCATGCCGGCAAAGACAAAGCGAAAGAAATTGTGGCCGATGTCGACGCCAAGGTGCGAAATAATCCCTGGCCGTTTATTGGCGGCGCGGCAGTAGTCAGTCTGCTGCTGGGCATAATGCTCGGACGCTCGAAAAAATAATTGTAAAATGAAAACACGCATCAACACTTTAACGCGCAAGGCAAAGTATGTTGAATGAACTAATTTCCGGAATAGTGCGCTCGTTTGTGCAACCGTGGATTGATCTGGCCAAAACCAACGCCGTCATTTACTATATCGAAGGGATAAAAATTGTTCGCAACACTGCGCTTGCGGTGTGTGCGCTGATCTTTTGCACAACGCTCGCGGTAGCTGGGCTTCTGCTCTTGCCGCTTGGATTGTGTTTGTATATGCCCTGGACGCCGGAAACAAAAGCGATCGTGATTGTTGCTTTCGCGCTTCTGTATTTGGGAGTGGGGATTACCGTGGGGGCTATACTCTTCTCGGAAAAACGCTGGATGAAAATGACCGGCGCCAGCAGGATGCTGGAGAAGCTGTAATCAGATTATAGATTCAAATACAGAATTGAAATCATCAGTGGCTTTGCTTTGGGACCCTGCTCACCGTCTCCGCAGGAGAACGTACCCTTTAAATGAATCTATTTTCAGAGAGTCAGCCTCAAATCGTCCGGACAGTTCAAGGATTATGATTTGTGCATCAAAGCCCGATCCTGCAACGGAAAATGTCAACTCTTCATCTGGAACATGAACAAGGTTGACAAGGTCTGGCAGACTTTCAATCTGATTCGTTAGATGAAGGTATGCTGAATCTACCAGAACACCATCAGTGATAATATTGATAGACAAATGTCCACTTTGCAGATTAAACTTTATGGAACATGAATCTCCATTTTTTAATTTTGATCCATAGCTAACATTCTCCAATGGGTCGGCAAGATAGCGTGGCATCTCAATGAGATACTCAAAATCTTTGATATTAACGGCTGTCCCCTTATTCGCATAAAGAGAAAGACGCCGCTGAGTGTCCGTATTATCAGGCGATGAATATTCGAACCCAAGTTTCTCTGTCATTGACTTGACCGACGACCGGCCATAAGCAGTGTCTACTGAGATCAACACACTGTAATTCACCCACTTTGAAAATGCTTCTGCTCCATGCCAGTCAAGTAGATATTCTGTGATAGAGCTCATCTCTCTTCTATCTTCAATTGATAGCTGCGGTTGGGCAGAAGCCCGGATGCTGTCGGGCGGGAGATTGTACTTTGTTAAATATGCATCCAACCTCGCCAGCTGACTGTTCTCGGAAACCGAAAAGGCGCTCCACGGCCCGAACGCTGATATGAGTGCGATTGACGCAATAACTATCGGGATGGTTCGTATGTCTTTCCGGCGGCTGAAAACAAAATAGAAAACCACAACTGCGAGCCCGACCGCCATGGCGATCACCAAATATCGGTTGATCGTAATGCCATAATCGGAAATTCGCTCGAGCACTGCCAAAAAAAGCATAGCGATGAGAGGGATGAGCGCAAGGAAGAAGCGTTTGATGAAGGTACGGATCCATGTATTCTCAGCCTTATCTTTCAACGGCCACAAGAGCAGTAGAGAAAGAATCCCCACGACTGAAAACCCGAGAACAAGATGGGAAACCCAGCCTTTCGGCCAGTTCCACTGAGCAATAATCTTGAGTTCATAAATGTAGAGGATAACAAGATAAAGCCCGACCAGTGGCAGTAGGATATATTGGGCGAAGACGCTGAGACCCTTTGGATACTCATAATTGTCATTTAGTTCTGTAAGATTGCGAGGGACACCAGCAAGAAATATCCAGGTATTAACTATACCAGCGAGAACAATCCATAATTCGAAGTAGCTTTCCTCATCTATGTCAATGCCGAACAGGTGTTCAGCGGAAGACAAAGTGAGTATCAGTCCGAGGTATAGAACCGCTGAATAGAGCGCGGCAGTCAAAAAGCGAAGAAAGAGGGATTTGTTGTATTGCCAGAAACCATTGACCTGATAACCTCGAAGAAACGGCAGGAAGGCTACCAACAAATGAAAAACGACAGCCAGTAAGGCAAAGCGAACCAGATAGAGATTTGGCTCATAACTTTTTTCCGGAAGCGACAGGTAATACAAGAAGAGCAAAACCGCTCCGAAACTCTGGAGGATAATCGAAAATTTTCGGCGCCAATTTTGTTTCTCGGCGAATAAGGCCAACGCTGTAAAGAGCGAGAGACCAAGAACGCTCGCAAAACACATATTCTCAAATGTGTGCCGTGATGTGTTGTCCTGCCTCATTTCGACAAGAACAATTCCAAGAATTACCGAAACACAAGCGCTCAGCATGGTGAACGGAAAACGCGCGAAGGTCTCGATAGCGTCATTGTAAAGTTGATAAAACGAGGGGAATTTGGAGAAAAGCGACATACACCACTTATCCAACCAGAGGTTCTGTGTATTCGTTACTCGCAGAGAGTTGAACTGTTGTTAGAGTGTTATACATAGGCGTTGGCATGACAAGTTAAAAATGGAAGGAGATTCCCGGTGCAAGAAACGTGGTTGAAAATAGTTGGTGAGGAGAATAGGGGTCAATAGTCTGTCAATCCAGTGAATGCTCGAATCCACTATTCTCTTCCACTTCAGTTATTACCATGTGAAAAAGAGGTTTTGTCAGAAATTACCGAGTAGGTTTCATAAATATATGAGGGAACTCCTCAGCGCTCTTTTCCATCCGGCGGTTTCCAGTTCAATACCACATTCAACGGCGCAAGCACTGCCGGGCGGATAACTGTGTTGACCAAAAAGCGCGACCCGTCGGTCGTAACGTCATATTCCGCGCCACCCCCGTAGAAGTCATATGTCTTAATTGCAATCCCTGTGTTAAAAAGCATAACTGGCGAACTGAATTCAGACGGAGAGAGAGGATTGATTGTGACCTCCATGAGGTTCGCATTCAGATCAAGATAGTTAATCGCTTTTCCGTCCCGTCTCCACCGAGGGTTTAGCCCTCCGTTTGAAGAAATTTGCGAAAGTTCGCTCGTACCGGTCAGGGGCCGAATATAGATCTCAGGCCTCTCAGATTGATTTGACGAATAAACAATCCATTCGCCGTCCGGCGAGAATTGACCTTGAGATTGAAAGCTGCGCCCACCGGCAATAACTTTGATGGAGGCGATATCATCATATTTCATTATAGCCAGGTCTAACGATCCGGTCGAATCGGTGATTTGGAAAAGGATGGACTGTCCATCCGCAGACCAGTCTGACGGGTGTGGATTGCCGTTAGGCAACAGCAAACTAAGGTCTTCGTGGGTGAGAAGAGTGATTTCATTTCCTGAGCCGCTTGCAAGATGTTCCGCAATCCGGGCAGGGCTTCCGTCCTTGTGGGAGGCATACAGGAGTCTCTTGTCATCGGTAGACCAAATCGGGCTCTCATCACTGTTTTTGATATCAGCTGTAATTCGAGTGCTGATATTCTTTTTTAGGTCAATGGTCCAAAGACTGACGGGCTGTTCTCCTGCTTCGTGCGAATACCGGCTGTTTAGACGACACACCGCGGCGCGCTGGTTGTCATGAGAAAGACTCACCCCCACGTCAGTATTTGGTGCATCCGCATTGCCCAGCCTGTTTCCTTTTCTGTCAAACCAAACGAGCTGGGTGATGGGCTGTGACCCTCCCTGCCGATAAAGCAAAGTTCCATTTTCACCTGCCGCTATCGCGGCGGTTCCTGGAATGGGATTAATTGAAATATTGTCCGCCACCAGAACGGCGTTGCCTATTAACGAAGGGGGATCAAGTTCAATTCTTTGCGCCATCAAACTGGATCCCCGCATGAAGAGCAGATAGTCGGGTGGCAGAAAGCCGGCATTGTACTCATTCGCCAGCAGTTTCTTTCCCTCTTTTGATCCAAACTTTGCCAAATAAATTGATCTATTCCCTTCGGCGTCTGGAGGAACACGATAGATATAGTGCTTTTTGTCAGGAAGTAGAATTGGCCACGAGTGTCCGTTCTTCTCATGGACAGTCTCAATATCGAGAATTGGTTCAGGTGTGCCGCCATCCGCAGAAATACGCATGATGGGACGCCGTCCGCTTTCAAAGATAATAGTGCCATCTTCAAGCCAAACTACGCCTCCAAAACCGCCATCCAGGCTTTCATAGATATCCTGCGGAGAGCCTCCTGCAAGCGATACTTTGCTTATTCTGGCTGGATTAGAGCGTTCAAATCCGATGAAACTGCCATCTGGCGACCAGAACGGACCCTCCCCGCCTTCGGTCCCCTGAATGCGGATCATTCTATTGGACGAAAGCTGCCTCAGAGCAATATAGGACACGCCGAGCGAGTCTTGCATAGACATCGCTATTTTACTGCCATCGGGCGACAGTGCAAAGTCAGGAGTTGAGGAGCGTATGTATTTTGCATTCGGCTCTTCAGGAATCACAAACCTGATTTCCTTTGCAGTCGCGGAGTCTTCTGTTTTCATTACTAATTGTGAGACGGTGTACGCGAGACCGAAGACCAATACGGCGGCAAGGATCATCATCGGGGGTTTGTTTGATGTGAACGATCTGTCTTTCTCTGATGGAGTCTTGAGGTCAAAGTTTCCGTCAGAGAGCCATTTCAACTGCAGTTTCAAGTCATGCGCCGATTGGAATCTCTCATCAGGATCTTTTGAAAGACATGTCTTTACAATCCGTTCGACTGCAGGCGGGGACATAGGCTGGATGTCTGAGATCGGAGTCGGCTCACGTTCCAAAATTGCCGCTATCAGACTCGCCTGGCTCTTTCCTTCAAAAGCTCTCTTTCCGGTAGTCATCTCATAGAGCATCGCGCCAAAAGCAAATATATCGGAGCGGGCATCGGCCTCATTTCCCTCAAGTTGTTCCGGTGACATATATTGCAGGGTTCCAAGAATTGTCCCTTTGCCGGTCATGCCGGATGTTCTTGTCATGTCGGCTTGGCCCTGCACCGCCCCGCTTGTCTGAGTGAGCTTGGCCAGCCCGAAATCCAACAGCTTAGCTCCAGATTTAGTGAGCATGACATTTGCAGGTTTCAAATCCCGGTGTATGAGTCCTTGTCGATGTGCCTTGTCGAGGGCGTCAGCAATCTGGACTGCTATGCGGAGAAGTTCATCGGTCGCCAGCGGCCCTCGCGTTAGCCGAGCAGAAAGCGTTGTACCTTCAAGATATTCCATCACAAGATAGTCGATTCCATTCTCAGCGCCGACATCGTAGAGAGTACATATATTGGGATGGTTGAGGCTCGATACTGCGCGAGCTTCGCGCTCGAACCGCTGGCGCAGTTCGCCGTTGTCGGCAGTCTGTCCAAGCAGGACTTTGATCGCGACAATCCGATCAAGCCGGCTGTCGCGGGCTTTGTAGACTTCGCCCATCCCGCCGGCGCCGAGTGGGCTGAGGACTTCGTATGGCCCAAGTTTTGTGCCGGTTGTCAATGCCATGTCAATTCATCCTAACTTTCAAAATAGTACCCATTTCTTCCTCGGCAATGTACATGCAAGTCCATTATTGCCAAAAGAAAAAAACGAGACGGCTCGTGTCACAAATTGCCCCATTCCGCCCTTCCTTCCTTGACAAATCAACGCCTCGTTTATTACAATTACTCAGCAGAAATTAACCCATATCACAAGGAGCGCGGTTATCATGGGTAAAAAAGATGCGCGGGTCGATGCCTACATCGCCAAGTCGGCCGATTTCGCCAAACCGATTTTAGTCCACCTTCGTGAGACCGTCCACCATGCCTGCCCCGCCGTCGAAGAAACCATGAAGTGGAGTTTTCCGCACTTTGAATACAAAGGCGTGCTCTGCAGCATGGCATCATTCAAAGCGCATGCGTCGTTCGGTTTCTGGAAAGGAAGTCTGCTCGGTGAGAAAGAAGGGATGGTTGTTAAGGCGGATGATACGTCAATGGGACATCTTGGACGCATCACAAAAATCGCCGATTTGCCCAATAAAAAAACGATGACGCAACTCATCAAGGATGCGATGAAACTCAATGATGACGGCGTGAAAGTCCCCAAAACGCCGAGGGTAACAGCAACGACCCCGCTTGAGATACCAGATTATTTTATAAAGGCGCTCCGCAGGAACAAAGAGGCGCAGAAGGCTTTCGGCGCTTTTTCACCGAGCCACAAAAAAGAATATATCGAGTGGATAGTTGAAGCCAAATCCGATGCCACGCGCGAGAAACGCATTGAGCAGGCGCTTGAATGGATGTCCGAAGGCAAAAGCAGAAATTGGAAGTATGTGCGGAAATAGAGGGGAGGAAAGACGTACGTCGAAGCGTCAGGGCTTCAACAAGTGCGGGAATTTTGACTTTAGCCATGCCTGCAACTCAACGTATAATTCTTTTGCTATCGCAAGTGCTTCGTTCATCTCGGCTTCGGATACCGTGTCTGCGGCATCGTAGTTGACAACCGCGCGCTTTTTGCGGATCGTTTGCAATGCTGAGACAAGATTTTTATCCGGTTTGAGAGTATATCTGAGCGATTCGATTGTTCGGTAATGATGTCCTTCCACTTCGGGTGCGCGATAACCGCTCACGCGCAAGGCAATTGTCGCCAAGCCAAGTACGGCGTTGTAGGCAATAGCCAATCTCCAATCAAGGCCAATGGTCGTTTTTGTGGCTTCATCAATATCACGATTTACCTTGAGAAGCAAGACCTCGACTTCTTCTGCGCTCGAAGAATGTGATTTGAGCCAGCTACTTTTGAGCCAATCGTCCAAGGTCATTTTTTGTGCCAATAATAAAGAGTTTCTCGGATGCAACTACGCTACGAATAAAATGATTCTTGCTGCCTGCCTTGTCTGAAAACTCCTCAGGCGAGTACAAAGTTTGATTTATGGGACGCATGAGAGTTTCTTCGACTTTATTAAGCGCCGCAGCAAGTGCCCGCATTTCCACTTTTCCTACAATCATGATATCTATGTCGCTTTTGGATGTATCAGAGCTTCTGGCAATTGAACCGTACACAAAGGCCACAACGATGTCCTTTCGAAATTTTTCCAAGGATTCAGTAACTGTTTCTACCACTCCAAATGTCTTGATCACAATTGCTTTCAGGTCAGCATAAATCATGCACTCAGGATCGGCCCAATAATATTTCTGTCTGCCCACCTTCTCCGAGGACAGAATTCCAGCCTCCGTCAGTGATTTTAACTCTCTTTGAACTGTTCCTGGCGAAGCATTCACTAAGCGAGTAATTTCGCGGAAGTAATGCCGACTCTCGGATAGAAAGAACAGAGTAAAAAGCTGCCGCTTAATTTTCGGAAATAGAGATGCGCCAATGCTTATAGTTTTCTTCTGTTTCATGACTTTCCGCTTCGATCTCATATTGAGACCAATTGTACTCAAATTGAGATCAGATGTCAACTTTTTTCAATTGTTGCGAACCCTATCGAATACCTCGCGCCTTAAGCCAAATCGGATATTTTGTCCCAAGCCATTTTTTGCTTTCGCCAGCCTGCCGGACGCACTTTAGTTTAGTATGGATGTCCGTAGGCAAAAGCAAGAAACGGAAGTATGTGCGGAGGTAGGGGCGGGGATGTAGCTCTCTCTGCGCACACGAATCAGAACATTTAGTCGGTATTCATTATTTCGCCCATGCTATAAAGCTCTGACTTTTCGTGATCGCCGCTTTTGTTCCATAAAATCCATAAACCGTCCTTCTTGCCGTCGATTTTCAGGCCTACATTGATCCTGGAGCTTTCTATGGTCCATTCTGCCCATAAATCAAGATCAGAGTTGTAATACGGACTCCTTGAAGCGTCAAATGGGTGCTCGTAATTGTGAAAGCTTCCGTCTACAATGGGAACAAGGAGATCTCCATATAGATAAAATGATTGCGAATCAACTGTCAAACCGTCGTTCGCATTCTTAAATGCATTGACTAAGTTTCCTGACTTATTCCAGGTACAAAGCCCATGTAGTGTTCCACCGCGGTAGTGAAGCAATTTCCTGAAGGTGCCATCGAGATTCCATCCTATTTCGGGACCATCCTGTAGTCCGTTGAAATATGATAATTCTTCGACGCGGTGATCAGAGCTATCCCATCTAACCCAAGCACCGACTTTGGCTTCCTCGGCGTAGTGCCCATCCCATTCCAATTGGCCGTTTGCGTGCCACGATCGGAAAAAGCCATATTTCTTTGTAGTTTCGTTTCCTCCCCAATAGAGAGTTTGGTACTGCTCCTGAAGCTGGCCGTTTAAATAGCGTACTTCAACGGTATCAATTTTCGTTTCATGCCATGCGAAAATACTAGATGGGACAAAGATGCACAATGTAATCAGAATTATTAATTGCTTCATATCAATACTTTGCTCAATCTGCAAATTAGCATTTTAAGCGTCGTCGAGTAACAAAAAAAGCTTCCTATTTTTTTAGCTGCGGCTTTTAGCGCCTGCTCTGGGCCCCCCCGTAATTCACCTTGAAGACTGCTATAATTTACGCTATACTAATTGCAACTTACTCGAGCGACAGCGGGAAAGCGATGACCGAAACAAACCGTCAAAGCAGGAGCGAATGTCTATGCGCAGTTTTTATATTTACTCGGCCGTAATTGTCTGCGGGGCATCAGTCCTGGCAATTGAATTGCTCGGCACTCGTGTCATCGCGCCGTTCTATGGCGCAAGTCTCTATCTTTGGTCGGCGCTCATCAGCGTGACCCTTGCCGCTCTCAGTCTCGGCTATGCCATCGGCGGCCGCTTGGCCGACCGCGATGCTTCACTTGGCCGTTTTTGTACTATCATAGGCATTGCTGGGTTATGGATTGCTGTCATTCCCTTTTTGCGACTCCCTGTTCTTGGAATAACCGAAGCGCTCGGCCTGCGAACGGCGGTCCTTCTCACAGCCACAATCCTCTTCTTTCCGCCTCTTGCGCTATTAGGCATGATAAGTCCGTATGCGATTCGTCTCAAGGCCAGCAGTTTGGATGAGGTCGGACGTACAGCGGGCAATCTGTATGCTATCTCAACTTTGGCAAGTGTCGCCGCGGCGATTGCGACCGGCTTTTTTCTCATACCCAATATGGGCGTCTCCCGTCTGGTCTTTTTCATTGGGGTCATACTCATGGTGACTGCGCTTATCGGAATTGCCAGCCAAAGAAGATGGCGCGCGGCTACTGTTCCGTTGATACTCATCGCGGCGTTTGCTCTCTTGTTATTCTTTTCACCTGCGCAGGCGGCTGACCCTAAAATAGGTCTTGTCGCTATTGAAGAGAGCGCCTATGCCGAGATTCGCGTGGTCGACCGCAATGATTTGCGGTATATGATTATTGATGGAAGCACACACACCATTGTCGATCCAAGCACGTGGCAGTCGCACTTTCCTTACGTGAATGTAATGGAAATTGCCAAAGGCTTTTTTGATAAGCCTGAAAAAATGCTCTTAGTAGGGCTTGGCGGCGGTTCGGTCGCCAAAAATTTCGCCCGCGACGGATGGAATGTAGATGCGGTGGAGATCGACCCGGTCGTGACCAAAGTGGCTCGCGCTCATTTCGGCTTTAAACCTGACGATGCCGAAGTGTATGAGATGGACGCCCGCCAGTATCTGATAACTCATGAAAAAAAGTATAACCTGATCGTAATGGATGCTTTTGGAAGCAGTTCCATTCCGTTTCATCTGGTAACCAAGGAGGCGTTTGCGCTTATCAAATCACGCCTTGCCCCTGGTGGTGTTCTCGCGATGAATGTGGAGGCGATCGGCTGGCGCGATGTCCTTATTACTTCGCTTGCCGCAACAGCAAATCAGGAATTTAAGAATGTCATTGTTCTGCCTATAGCCGAGCCCCCAGACCAGATAGGGAATCTTGTGCTTTTGATGTCCGATAAGCCGCTCGTCTTGAAACAGGAACTGCCCGCTCCTACTG includes these proteins:
- a CDS encoding DUF3185 domain-containing protein, which produces MKSLIIIGIILIIVGAIGLIYGGITYTTNKDAIDFGGIEFQINERERIDMPPILGGIAMAVGVGLVFIGRKGKSRE
- a CDS encoding DUF4153 domain-containing protein → MSLFSKFPSFYQLYNDAIETFARFPFTMLSACVSVILGIVLVEMRQDNTSRHTFENMCFASVLGLSLFTALALFAEKQNWRRKFSIILQSFGAVLLFLYYLSLPEKSYEPNLYLVRFALLAVVFHLLVAFLPFLRGYQVNGFWQYNKSLFLRFLTAALYSAVLYLGLILTLSSAEHLFGIDIDEESYFELWIVLAGIVNTWIFLAGVPRNLTELNDNYEYPKGLSVFAQYILLPLVGLYLVILYIYELKIIAQWNWPKGWVSHLVLGFSVVGILSLLLLWPLKDKAENTWIRTFIKRFFLALIPLIAMLFLAVLERISDYGITINRYLVIAMAVGLAVVVFYFVFSRRKDIRTIPIVIASIALISAFGPWSAFSVSENSQLARLDAYLTKYNLPPDSIRASAQPQLSIEDRREMSSITEYLLDWHGAEAFSKWVNYSVLISVDTAYGRSSVKSMTEKLGFEYSSPDNTDTQRRLSLYANKGTAVNIKDFEYLIEMPRYLADPLENVSYGSKLKNGDSCSIKFNLQSGHLSINIITDGVLVDSAYLHLTNQIESLPDLVNLVHVPDEELTFSVAGSGFDAQIIILELSGRFEADSLKIDSFKGYVLLRRR
- a CDS encoding protein kinase, yielding MALTTGTKLGPYEVLSPLGAGGMGEVYKARDSRLDRIVAIKVLLGQTADNGELRQRFEREARAVSSLNHPNICTLYDVGAENGIDYLVMEYLEGTTLSARLTRGPLATDELLRIAVQIADALDKAHRQGLIHRDLKPANVMLTKSGAKLLDFGLAKLTQTSGAVQGQADMTRTSGMTGKGTILGTLQYMSPEQLEGNEADARSDIFAFGAMLYEMTTGKRAFEGKSQASLIAAILEREPTPISDIQPMSPPAVERIVKTCLSKDPDERFQSAHDLKLQLKWLSDGNFDLKTPSEKDRSFTSNKPPMMILAAVLVFGLAYTVSQLVMKTEDSATAKEIRFVIPEEPNAKYIRSSTPDFALSPDGSKIAMSMQDSLGVSYIALRQLSSNRMIRIQGTEGGEGPFWSPDGSFIGFERSNPARISKVSLAGGSPQDIYESLDGGFGGVVWLEDGTIIFESGRRPIMRISADGGTPEPILDIETVHEKNGHSWPILLPDKKHYIYRVPPDAEGNRSIYLAKFGSKEGKKLLANEYNAGFLPPDYLLFMRGSSLMAQRIELDPPSLIGNAVLVADNISINPIPGTAAIAAGENGTLLYRQGGSQPITQLVWFDRKGNRLGNADAPNTDVGVSLSHDNQRAAVCRLNSRYSHEAGEQPVSLWTIDLKKNISTRITADIKNSDESPIWSTDDKRLLYASHKDGSPARIAEHLASGSGNEITLLTHEDLSLLLPNGNPHPSDWSADGQSILFQITDSTGSLDLAIMKYDDIASIKVIAGGRSFQSQGQFSPDGEWIVYSSNQSERPEIYIRPLTGTSELSQISSNGGLNPRWRRDGKAINYLDLNANLMEVTINPLSPSEFSSPVMLFNTGIAIKTYDFYGGGAEYDVTTDGSRFLVNTVIRPAVLAPLNVVLNWKPPDGKER
- a CDS encoding YdeI/OmpD-associated family protein translates to MGKKDARVDAYIAKSADFAKPILVHLRETVHHACPAVEETMKWSFPHFEYKGVLCSMASFKAHASFGFWKGSLLGEKEGMVVKADDTSMGHLGRITKIADLPNKKTMTQLIKDAMKLNDDGVKVPKTPRVTATTPLEIPDYFIKALRRNKEAQKAFGAFSPSHKKEYIEWIVEAKSDATREKRIEQALEWMSEGKSRNWKYVRK
- a CDS encoding nucleotidyltransferase domain-containing protein, yielding MKQKKTISIGASLFPKIKRQLFTLFFLSESRHYFREITRLVNASPGTVQRELKSLTEAGILSSEKVGRQKYYWADPECMIYADLKAIVIKTFGVVETVTESLEKFRKDIVVAFVYGSIARSSDTSKSDIDIMIVGKVEMRALAAALNKVEETLMRPINQTLYSPEEFSDKAGSKNHFIRSVVASEKLFIIGTKNDLGRLAQK
- a CDS encoding fused MFS/spermidine synthase encodes the protein MRSFYIYSAVIVCGASVLAIELLGTRVIAPFYGASLYLWSALISVTLAALSLGYAIGGRLADRDASLGRFCTIIGIAGLWIAVIPFLRLPVLGITEALGLRTAVLLTATILFFPPLALLGMISPYAIRLKASSLDEVGRTAGNLYAISTLASVAAAIATGFFLIPNMGVSRLVFFIGVILMVTALIGIASQRRWRAATVPLILIAAFALLLFFSPAQAADPKIGLVAIEESAYAEIRVVDRNDLRYMIIDGSTHTIVDPSTWQSHFPYVNVMEIAKGFFDKPEKMLLVGLGGGSVAKNFARDGWNVDAVEIDPVVTKVARAHFGFKPDDAEVYEMDARQYLITHEKKYNLIVMDAFGSSSIPFHLVTKEAFALIKSRLAPGGVLAMNVEAIGWRDVLITSLAATANQEFKNVIVLPIAEPPDQIGNLVLLMSDKPLVLKQELPAPTDRFSPEYDQTHAWDNRFQVDTTGIQILTDELNPVDVWAERINLVARKDLHKYFPEKGIAW